The genome window CCCGGAGCCGGGCGCCACTGGCCTGCGCAGCAAGAACCTGCAATACCTGGAAGAGTCCATCGCGCAGTGGGTCATGTCGCGCGACGTGCTGGTGTTCATGATCCCGACCGTCAATACCAGTGGCCAGCTACACCCGAGCAATATCACCTTGCGCCACTATGCGCGCCACCTCGATGGCCTGGTGCTGCAGGGCGGCGCCGACGTCTCGCCGCAGACGTATTCCGAGGCGGCCACGCGGCCCGAATGGAGCGGCGACCGCGCGCGCGACCTGTACGAACTGGAACTGCTGCACGAATTCGTCGATGCGGGCAAACCCGTGCTGGGTATTTGCCGCGGCTGCCAACTGATCAACGTGGGCTTTGGCGGCACCCTGTACCAGGACATCGCCTCGGACGTGGCAGGCGCGACTTCTCACGTCAACGACCTGTATGACCGCCACCGCCATACCATCGTCTTCCCGAAAGGCTCGTCGCTGGCGGGCATGTTTCCGAAGACGGGCGAGGCGCTCGTCAATTCCATCCACCACCAGTCGGTCAAGGACCTGGGGCGCGATATCACCGTGGAAGCGTATTCGCAGGGCGACAATATCGTCGAAGCCATCCGCTACCAGCGGGCGCGCTTCGTCATGGGCTTGCAGTGGCACCCGGAATTCCATTCGGCGGGCGGCGTCGAACTGCTCGATTGCACCCCCATCCTTGATAATTTTTTGCGCGCGGCGCGGGAGACGCGGTTTTGAGT of Janthinobacterium sp. PAMC25594 contains these proteins:
- a CDS encoding gamma-glutamyl-gamma-aminobutyrate hydrolase family protein, translated to MSDEKDPQHPPFTDSAAPAPSRPDRVGRRAPDDEHRARDAAPRYLKDNDTPLALAWRVISSRYRSMRDKASRDFMRRTLRIGISARIFHPEPGATGLRSKNLQYLEESIAQWVMSRDVLVFMIPTVNTSGQLHPSNITLRHYARHLDGLVLQGGADVSPQTYSEAATRPEWSGDRARDLYELELLHEFVDAGKPVLGICRGCQLINVGFGGTLYQDIASDVAGATSHVNDLYDRHRHTIVFPKGSSLAGMFPKTGEALVNSIHHQSVKDLGRDITVEAYSQGDNIVEAIRYQRARFVMGLQWHPEFHSAGGVELLDCTPILDNFLRAARETRF